The following are encoded in a window of Bacteroidota bacterium genomic DNA:
- a CDS encoding dihydrofolate reductase: MKKITVYLIIFVMLFSSKIKALEVTAPNQPDTFKYYVEKFADLKILRYQVPGFENLSLRQKKLIYCLNQAALSGRDIIFDQNGKYNLMVRRTLDNIVETYKGNRNCPDFEQFMVYAKRVWFSNGIYHHYSCDKIIPKISRQYFQALVKQSNVQKFPLKKGETMDKFLSRISPVIFDPTIAPKRVSLDPSKDLVQNSACNFYEGVTEKEADHFYKSMVKPNDPTPVSYGLNSKLVKENGHLIEKTWKINGMYGSAISEIVKWLTKALPYAENQEQKATLEKLIEYYKTGNLKTWDDYNILWVKDLKSEVDFTNGFIETYGDPIGLKATWEAIVNFKNLEATHRTEIISSNAQWFEDHSPIDPRFKKKEVKGVSAKVITIAQLGGECYPSTPIGINLPNADWIRKDYGSKSVTLENITYAYNQASLKDGFLEEYAADPSEIKMIKDYGYITDNLHTDLHECLGHGSGQLLPGVKTDALKNYQSTLEEARADLFALYYMADQKMVDLGLLPDAEAYKAQYMSYIRNGLMTQLVRIKPGKNIEEAHMRNRQLIAKWCYEKGKDGNVIEFFTNDGKTYVRINDFDKLRTLFGELLKEVQRIKSEGDYEAGKNLVENYGVQVDEKLHQEVSARYEKLNLAPYGGFINPVFTPLMKNGEITDVKVSYPDNYVQQMLDYSKHYSFLPTYN, translated from the coding sequence ATGAAAAAAATCACCGTTTATCTAATCATATTTGTTATGTTGTTTTCAAGTAAAATAAAAGCACTTGAGGTAACGGCCCCAAACCAGCCCGACACCTTCAAATACTATGTGGAAAAATTTGCCGATCTGAAGATTCTGCGTTATCAGGTTCCGGGTTTCGAAAATCTCAGCCTGAGACAAAAGAAACTGATATATTGCCTTAATCAGGCGGCCCTTTCGGGACGCGACATCATTTTCGACCAAAATGGCAAATACAACCTGATGGTTCGCCGTACCCTGGATAATATCGTCGAAACTTACAAAGGAAATCGCAATTGCCCGGACTTTGAACAATTCATGGTTTACGCCAAAAGAGTGTGGTTTTCAAATGGAATATACCATCATTATTCATGCGATAAGATTATCCCCAAAATTTCCCGGCAATATTTCCAGGCTTTGGTTAAGCAGTCGAACGTTCAAAAGTTCCCTTTAAAAAAAGGGGAAACAATGGATAAGTTTCTGAGCAGAATTAGCCCGGTTATCTTTGATCCCACGATTGCTCCTAAACGGGTTTCGCTTGATCCAAGCAAAGATCTGGTTCAAAACTCCGCCTGTAATTTTTATGAAGGGGTAACAGAGAAAGAAGCCGATCATTTTTACAAATCCATGGTAAAACCCAATGATCCCACCCCTGTTTCTTACGGTCTGAACTCGAAACTGGTAAAGGAAAACGGGCACCTGATAGAAAAAACATGGAAAATCAACGGAATGTATGGCTCGGCCATCAGCGAAATCGTTAAATGGCTGACTAAAGCTCTCCCTTATGCTGAAAACCAGGAACAGAAAGCAACCCTTGAGAAACTTATAGAATATTACAAAACAGGGAACTTAAAAACCTGGGATGATTACAATATTTTATGGGTTAAGGACTTAAAATCGGAAGTAGACTTCACCAATGGTTTTATTGAAACATACGGAGATCCCATTGGATTGAAAGCCACCTGGGAAGCCATTGTCAATTTCAAGAACCTGGAAGCTACCCATCGTACGGAAATCATCAGTTCCAATGCTCAATGGTTTGAGGATCATTCGCCCATCGATCCAAGATTTAAGAAGAAAGAGGTAAAGGGTGTTTCTGCCAAAGTGATTACCATAGCCCAGTTAGGCGGAGAATGTTATCCCTCCACTCCCATTGGCATCAATCTGCCCAATGCCGATTGGATCAGAAAAGATTACGGCTCCAAATCAGTTACCCTCGAAAATATAACCTATGCTTATAACCAGGCATCTTTAAAGGATGGCTTTCTGGAAGAATATGCCGCTGATCCCAGTGAAATAAAAATGATCAAAGATTATGGGTATATCACGGACAATCTGCACACCGATTTGCACGAATGTTTAGGACACGGTTCCGGGCAACTGTTGCCGGGAGTAAAAACCGATGCCCTGAAAAATTACCAGTCTACCCTGGAAGAAGCCAGAGCCGATCTATTTGCCTTATATTACATGGCTGATCAGAAAATGGTGGACCTTGGCCTGCTTCCTGACGCTGAAGCATATAAAGCCCAGTATATGTCCTATATCCGCAATGGACTGATGACCCAGCTGGTACGCATCAAACCCGGGAAAAACATCGAGGAAGCCCACATGCGCAACCGCCAGCTCATTGCAAAATGGTGCTACGAAAAAGGCAAAGACGGCAATGTTATTGAGTTTTTCACAAACGACGGCAAAACTTATGTCAGAATCAACGACTTCGATAAGTTACGCACGCTTTTTGGAGAATTGCTCAAAGAAGTACAAAGGATAAAATCTGAAGGCGATTACGAAGCAGGAAAAAATCTGGTTGAAAATTATGGCGTACAGGTAGATGAAAAGTTACACCAGGAAGTTTCGGCACGTTATGAAAAACTGAATCTTGCTCCTTATGGTGGCTTCATCAATCCTGTCTTTACCCCGTTGATGAAAAACGGCGAAATAACCGATGTGAAAGTAAGCTATCCTGACAACTACGTACAGCAAATGCTGGATTATTCAAAACATTACTCATTTTTGCCTACATATAATTAA
- a CDS encoding GNAT family N-acetyltransferase: MNIIQAKDNDFIDILFVVKQCLKEKQGLFIGNKLYTDSELSEKIKKDIEDQALFLCQEHESCIALIALGRQQPEEYRHISWNDNSAHFLSIQNLIVHPHWQQKNIAEKLLLFAESFSTEQGYSSLRFSTSNLSEQTVKIFEEAKFIRTGHLPATKQNMPCDCYEKILK; encoded by the coding sequence ATGAATATCATACAAGCTAAGGATAATGATTTTATTGATATATTATTTGTTGTCAAACAATGTCTTAAAGAGAAACAGGGATTATTTATAGGGAATAAACTTTACACCGATTCCGAACTTTCAGAAAAAATAAAAAAAGATATTGAAGATCAGGCTCTCTTTCTATGCCAAGAACACGAATCATGCATTGCCTTAATTGCCCTGGGCCGCCAACAGCCCGAGGAATACCGGCATATATCCTGGAACGACAACAGTGCCCACTTTCTTTCTATTCAGAACCTCATCGTACATCCGCATTGGCAGCAAAAAAATATTGCTGAAAAACTACTTCTTTTTGCTGAATCCTTTTCAACTGAACAAGGATACTCCTCTTTAAGATTTAGTACTTCAAACTTGAGTGAACAAACTGTTAAAATATTTGAAGAAGCAAAATTTATCCGTACAGGTCATCTTCCTGCTACTAAACAAAATATGCCCTGCGATTGTTATGAAAAAATATTGAAGTGA